The following are from one region of the Acidobacteriota bacterium genome:
- a CDS encoding glycosyltransferase family 2 protein: MLTPVALIIFNRPANTVRVLEAISDAKPKQLLVVADGPRPDHPDDAAKCEATRALINQVDWDCEVLTNFAEVNLGCGLRPATGISWVFDTVERAIILEDDCLPHPSFFPYCEELLDRYSEDERVMMVGGVNFMHELKAPLQSYHFSRFGSSWGWASWRRAWKHFDYEMKLWPVVREAKILEQMFPDPVHCRYWAEKFQHVYESEADDIWDYQWLLACWINSGFRVFPEVNLVSNIGFGDDATHTFGEGPFANMATAGIEFPLKHPPFVFPSLETDNLIQENFCVMEGWRKPKATSLARSIAGKIGLAN, from the coding sequence TTGCTGACCCCTGTTGCCCTGATCATCTTCAACCGTCCAGCCAACACCGTTCGCGTGTTGGAAGCCATCTCCGACGCCAAACCCAAACAGCTTTTGGTTGTGGCCGACGGCCCGCGCCCGGATCATCCGGATGATGCTGCGAAATGCGAAGCTACGCGTGCATTGATCAATCAAGTGGATTGGGATTGTGAAGTTCTGACGAACTTCGCAGAAGTCAATCTTGGGTGTGGACTGCGTCCGGCAACCGGAATTTCATGGGTCTTCGACACGGTCGAACGCGCAATCATACTGGAAGACGATTGCCTGCCGCACCCCAGCTTTTTCCCTTACTGTGAAGAGTTGCTGGATCGTTACAGCGAAGATGAACGCGTGATGATGGTCGGCGGCGTCAACTTCATGCACGAACTAAAAGCGCCGCTTCAGAGCTATCACTTTTCAAGATTTGGAAGCTCCTGGGGATGGGCTTCATGGCGCAGAGCCTGGAAGCATTTCGATTATGAAATGAAGCTATGGCCAGTTGTTCGAGAAGCAAAAATCTTAGAGCAGATGTTTCCTGATCCCGTTCATTGCCGATATTGGGCGGAAAAATTTCAGCATGTTTACGAAAGTGAGGCTGATGATATTTGGGATTACCAGTGGTTGCTGGCGTGTTGGATCAACAGCGGTTTTCGTGTCTTTCCTGAGGTTAATCTGGTTTCCAACATAGGTTTTGGCGACGATGCGACGCACACGTTTGGCGAAGGCCCATTTGCCAATATGGCGACTGCCGGTATCGAGTTCCCGCTTAAACATCCGCCATTCGTCTTTCCTTCGCTGGAAACAGATAATTTGATCCAGGAAAACTTTTGCGTGATGGAAGGCTGGCGCAAGCCGAAAGCGACAAGTTTGGCGAGAAGTATTGCCGGGAAGATTGGGTTGGCGAATTGA
- a CDS encoding O-antigen ligase family protein, with protein sequence MAPAGKFFLESRPTRPEKEVGFLGDLVAIGLLAGQFFTALAFGAVEAWSIAVFGFLIVCLLFAWVVKGAIDRSVNLVLPHLAFPLTALFIFGFWQSFYKVDATGKQFSVSMDVEATRLCLEILLVLIFAFLIFANFFTSSKRLLWFRNFLILLGLGLSIFGLIQKFTWNGKYYWVIQPSTPTPSPFGSFVNHNHFAGFVEMIVPIPVAMIVVRVVQKEIAIFYGFAAGMMGLAIVVSLSRWGMVSFAASLIFVVLMSLKIAIRRVKRMGGGVWRLVILPRIGALALIALTIGLGVSWIGAGEVLDRLAQTEIQSDLRESSAEKGGFLESRGPIWRDTLAMIRENWLTGVGLGAFETAYPIYSKSSGSVIISQAHNDYLQILADCGVIGGVIAIWFVVVLFRNLVGAIQHQDEVKAVMALGCGGGLVAMLVHSLFDFNLQIPSNALLFLTLAGVVTNIQASVRRTKEHLV encoded by the coding sequence TTGGCGCCAGCAGGGAAATTTTTTCTTGAAAGTCGCCCAACCCGGCCAGAAAAAGAAGTTGGCTTTCTTGGTGATTTAGTCGCCATCGGGCTGTTAGCCGGGCAATTTTTCACGGCGCTGGCTTTTGGTGCGGTCGAAGCATGGTCAATCGCGGTTTTTGGTTTTTTGATTGTTTGCCTGCTATTTGCTTGGGTAGTAAAGGGTGCAATTGATCGTAGCGTAAACCTGGTTCTTCCACATCTGGCATTCCCACTGACGGCTCTTTTCATCTTTGGATTTTGGCAGAGCTTCTACAAAGTTGACGCAACGGGCAAACAGTTCTCGGTTTCAATGGATGTAGAGGCGACGCGCCTGTGTCTGGAAATATTACTCGTACTGATTTTTGCTTTTCTGATCTTTGCCAATTTCTTTACCAGCAGCAAACGGCTTTTATGGTTTAGAAATTTTCTGATTTTACTAGGGCTTGGCCTGTCAATTTTTGGGCTAATACAAAAATTCACCTGGAATGGTAAGTATTACTGGGTGATTCAACCCAGCACTCCCACGCCTTCTCCTTTTGGCTCGTTTGTCAATCACAATCATTTTGCTGGCTTTGTGGAAATGATTGTCCCGATTCCGGTTGCCATGATTGTTGTACGAGTTGTGCAAAAGGAAATCGCTATTTTTTACGGATTCGCGGCTGGGATGATGGGCTTGGCAATCGTTGTCTCTCTGTCGCGGTGGGGAATGGTAAGCTTTGCGGCAAGTCTGATTTTCGTTGTCTTGATGAGCTTGAAGATCGCAATCCGCCGCGTGAAACGAATGGGAGGAGGCGTTTGGAGATTGGTAATTTTACCCAGAATCGGTGCTTTAGCCTTGATTGCTTTGACCATTGGCTTAGGTGTTTCCTGGATCGGTGCTGGTGAGGTTCTGGACCGTCTGGCGCAAACAGAAATTCAAAGCGATTTGCGCGAATCGAGTGCCGAAAAAGGTGGTTTTCTTGAAAGTCGCGGGCCAATTTGGCGAGATACATTGGCGATGATTCGAGAAAACTGGTTGACAGGAGTCGGCCTGGGAGCCTTTGAAACTGCGTATCCAATCTATAGCAAAAGCAGTGGATCCGTGATTATCAGTCAAGCGCACAATGATTACCTGCAAATTCTTGCTGATTGCGGAGTAATCGGAGGTGTGATTGCCATTTGGTTTGTCGTGGTTCTGTTCAGGAACCTTGTTGGCGCCATACAGCATCAAGATGAGGTAAAGGCTGTCATGGCTTTGGGTTGTGGCGGTGGATTAGTTGCAATGCTCGTCCACAGCCTTTTTGATTTTAATTTGCAGATACCATCTAATGCCTTACTTTTTCTGACATTAGCGGGCGTTGTTACTAATATTCAGGCCTCTGTCAGAAGGACGAAGGAGCATTTGGTCTAA
- a CDS encoding efflux RND transporter periplasmic adaptor subunit, with amino-acid sequence MTRIVSAPGTLAADEQATLSFKVAGRVSDLKVDLGSQVRKGQLIGQLETTDFKGRLQQAEAALQQARVRLGLPPQGEDDRIDTENTALVRQSAALLEEAKLNLERTRQLVRQGIQSKAELDRVESAFKVADSRYQDSVEEVRNRQGVLLQRRSELALAKQQLAETSLFAPFDGAIREKRTSLGEYLAAGTPVVTIVRLHPLRLRVEIPERDAQGIHPGQSVRVVVEGEEGQENSGRVARLSPAFQEQSRTLIIEAEVDNQQGKLRPGSFAKAEIQTTSTADVVMVPASAIVTFAGIQKVFTVKDGKALEKAVVVGRQANDWVVVEGLEANSPVILSPGNLVSGQAVILGK; translated from the coding sequence TTGACGCGCATTGTTTCTGCGCCGGGAACACTGGCTGCCGATGAGCAGGCAACCTTAAGTTTCAAGGTCGCTGGGCGAGTGAGCGATCTCAAGGTTGATTTGGGTAGCCAGGTGCGTAAAGGTCAGTTAATTGGTCAATTGGAAACCACAGATTTCAAAGGTCGGTTACAGCAGGCGGAAGCTGCGCTGCAACAGGCACGCGTCAGGCTGGGGTTGCCGCCTCAAGGAGAAGATGATCGGATTGATACAGAAAACACCGCCCTGGTTCGGCAATCTGCTGCCTTGTTGGAAGAAGCCAAGCTCAATTTAGAGCGAACTCGCCAACTGGTCAGGCAGGGAATTCAATCGAAGGCAGAGCTAGATCGCGTTGAATCGGCATTTAAGGTCGCAGACAGCCGCTATCAGGATTCCGTCGAAGAGGTCCGCAATCGTCAAGGTGTGTTACTACAACGCCGCTCGGAATTGGCACTGGCCAAACAGCAATTGGCGGAAACCTCTCTCTTCGCTCCTTTTGATGGCGCGATTCGGGAAAAACGCACATCGTTGGGCGAATATCTGGCTGCCGGAACTCCTGTCGTAACAATTGTCCGTCTGCATCCATTGCGGTTGCGAGTCGAAATTCCTGAACGAGACGCACAGGGCATTCACCCAGGTCAATCAGTTCGCGTGGTTGTCGAAGGGGAAGAGGGGCAAGAAAATTCCGGTCGTGTGGCCCGACTAAGTCCGGCTTTCCAGGAACAAAGCCGGACATTGATTATCGAGGCAGAAGTTGATAACCAACAAGGCAAGTTGCGGCCTGGTTCTTTTGCCAAAGCGGAAATCCAGACGACTTCCACCGCCGATGTCGTCATGGTTCCTGCCTCTGCAATTGTGACCTTCGCGGGAATCCAAAAGGTTTTCACCGTGAAGGACGGCAAAGCCCTTGAGAAGGCTGTGGTTGTGGGACGGCAGGCAAATGACTGGGTCGTCGTCGAAGGATTGGAAGCGAATTCGCCAGTGATACTATCGCCAGGAAATTTGGTTTCCGGCCAGGCGGTGATTTTAGGGAAATGA
- a CDS encoding polysaccharide biosynthesis tyrosine autokinase, with translation MADEKTGLEKPLSPEETAIMRPFATPRLGGSYGYGYGYGNEQASGLHLREVMRIIRKRKWLIAVIVAIATILVTVEVFRAPSIYRVHAQMEVLRDSPMIVKAKDQVVQFEDSDSLNTKKIIFTSRPLLEDVVILLQLDQNPKFIESMKKKSVTEAVREITSRVSGQKIAEDNRLENDTMIAGQSIVLQDRTAEESQRLAPYVNVLKNKLKVEALPESNILEVSFEHTDPELAASIVNTAVDNFIKRSWNSRTEQFTGTSDWLERSTRELKAKVSQAEAALADFTKRNEILTPDGKQTLMAEKLSAMSVQAMKASTERMLNESLYDEVKRGGVNQVPEAFSDPKTAALKQRLGELQVEQSQLSVKYGPENPKVAEVEQRIKTLQGQITDNRQAMEDKLKADYERSVRNEAELKRSLESAKAETVQQNQAGIRFATLQAELDTARNLYTEFLNKTKQADLQLVEQHRNLKVVETADLPNSPVGPQRLRTILIGFLVSLIAGVGLAFFLEYLDNTVKSVEDIERIAQLPTLAVIPSISTISPKALSGQRKKGESSRAISVSATPDSAMTISPGNGKLTKLVTLDQLSSVVEAYRMLRTSVLLSAAGNPPKTILFTSGQPGEGKTTTAINTAISLSQLGASVLLIDADLRRPTVHRVFKMGQSQGLSTYLSRQVEIDPLVSKLWVQNLSVLPCGPIPPNPAELISSERMRLLLKELGEKYDHILIDSPPLINVTDPVILSTMVDGVILVVQAGRSTRDIVRRARQELGSVGAKIFGVVLNNLDIKREGYDSYLATYGNYGYGEKQAARR, from the coding sequence ATGGCAGACGAAAAAACAGGTCTTGAAAAACCACTTTCACCCGAAGAAACAGCCATTATGAGACCCTTTGCCACGCCCCGCTTGGGCGGCTCTTATGGTTACGGGTATGGGTACGGCAACGAGCAGGCGAGCGGGCTTCATTTGCGGGAGGTAATGCGCATCATCCGCAAGCGGAAATGGCTGATTGCAGTGATTGTCGCAATTGCAACGATTCTGGTTACGGTCGAAGTTTTCAGAGCCCCTTCAATTTATAGAGTCCATGCGCAAATGGAAGTTCTCAGGGACTCGCCGATGATTGTCAAAGCCAAGGATCAAGTTGTCCAATTTGAAGACAGTGACAGTCTGAACACTAAAAAAATCATTTTCACCAGCCGCCCGCTGCTTGAAGACGTCGTGATTCTTTTGCAACTCGATCAGAATCCCAAATTCATCGAAAGCATGAAGAAAAAGTCCGTGACGGAGGCGGTTCGCGAAATCACTTCGCGAGTTTCCGGGCAGAAAATCGCCGAAGACAATCGCCTGGAAAACGACACGATGATTGCCGGCCAATCCATCGTGCTTCAAGATCGTACCGCGGAGGAAAGCCAGCGACTTGCTCCTTACGTCAACGTTCTTAAAAACAAGCTCAAGGTTGAGGCGTTGCCTGAATCCAACATTCTTGAGGTCAGTTTTGAACACACAGATCCTGAACTGGCTGCGTCAATCGTCAACACCGCCGTAGACAATTTCATCAAACGCTCCTGGAACAGCCGCACAGAACAATTCACGGGCACTTCCGACTGGCTGGAACGATCAACGCGTGAGTTGAAAGCCAAAGTTTCACAGGCCGAAGCCGCGTTGGCGGATTTCACAAAACGAAACGAAATTTTGACTCCGGACGGAAAGCAAACCCTGATGGCGGAAAAATTGTCGGCAATGTCTGTTCAAGCGATGAAGGCTTCGACCGAGCGCATGTTGAACGAATCGCTTTATGATGAAGTAAAGCGAGGCGGGGTCAATCAGGTTCCAGAAGCTTTTTCGGATCCAAAGACGGCTGCGCTCAAACAAAGACTGGGCGAATTGCAGGTTGAACAATCTCAATTGAGTGTCAAATACGGTCCAGAAAACCCAAAGGTCGCTGAAGTCGAGCAGAGAATCAAAACGCTGCAAGGCCAGATTACGGACAATCGGCAAGCGATGGAAGATAAGCTCAAAGCCGATTATGAACGATCCGTGCGTAATGAGGCCGAGCTGAAACGCTCGCTGGAATCTGCTAAGGCGGAAACGGTGCAGCAAAATCAAGCCGGAATCCGGTTCGCAACGCTTCAAGCCGAATTGGATACAGCCAGAAATCTTTACACAGAATTCCTGAACAAAACCAAACAGGCTGATTTACAGTTGGTTGAGCAGCACAGGAACTTAAAGGTCGTCGAAACGGCGGATTTGCCAAATTCGCCAGTCGGCCCGCAAAGGCTCCGCACAATTCTGATTGGATTTCTGGTGAGTTTGATCGCCGGAGTCGGATTGGCCTTTTTCCTTGAATACCTGGATAACACGGTCAAGAGCGTCGAGGACATCGAGCGAATCGCGCAATTACCAACTTTGGCCGTGATTCCTTCTATCTCGACAATTTCTCCAAAAGCTCTGTCAGGGCAAAGAAAAAAGGGAGAGTCTTCTCGTGCAATCAGCGTCAGTGCGACGCCGGACTCTGCAATGACAATTTCACCTGGAAACGGCAAATTGACCAAGTTGGTGACCCTGGATCAACTCTCTTCCGTGGTCGAAGCCTACAGAATGTTGCGCACGTCGGTTTTGCTTTCTGCGGCGGGCAATCCGCCGAAGACGATTCTGTTTACCAGCGGTCAACCTGGAGAGGGAAAAACGACCACTGCGATCAATACGGCAATTTCACTTTCGCAGCTTGGCGCGTCAGTGCTGCTGATTGACGCAGACCTGCGCCGTCCGACGGTTCATCGCGTATTCAAAATGGGACAGTCGCAAGGGCTTTCGACCTATCTTTCCCGTCAAGTGGAAATTGACCCGCTGGTGAGCAAACTCTGGGTGCAGAATTTGTCCGTCTTACCTTGCGGCCCAATCCCGCCGAATCCTGCGGAGTTGATCAGTTCCGAAAGAATGCGGCTGTTGTTGAAAGAGCTTGGAGAGAAGTACGACCACATTTTGATTGATTCGCCTCCATTGATTAACGTGACAGATCCAGTGATTCTTTCGACGATGGTGGATGGAGTTATTCTAGTTGTTCAAGCTGGGCGCAGCACAAGAGACATCGTCCGTCGAGCGCGCCAGGAATTGGGCAGTGTCGGCGCGAAAATCTTCGGGGTGGTGTTGAATAATTTGGACATCAAGCGGGAAGGTTACGACTCCTATCTGGCCACCTATGGAAATTACGGGTACGGCGAAAAACAAGCCGCCCGTCGTTAA
- a CDS encoding polysaccharide biosynthesis/export family protein yields the protein MRPHVGPDVIVAADEDYRLSPSDVIEVVIQDAPELSGNFQISSSGNIPLYYLGSMNVEGKTPDEVSKMIADGLRGKYLKDPKVFVSVKQYNSRTFFIQGAVKSPGVYIIQGRPSLFKLITIAGGLQDKHGSTAYIVREVKASPEKLENRSQKSAQPTQAPPTPVAEAIDNAKGTNTAIEGETEFELMRAKIGGLSKGRFDQNVMIQPGDVVYIPPAEVFYVSGEVRSPGQYQYREGMTLRQAITLSQGPYFKAKLDKGIIFREDPLTGKFSEIPVNIGAVINKGGVEDIPVYPNDIILVPNSAVKSVAGALLMALGTGMAMRVPVGVR from the coding sequence GTGAGACCTCATGTTGGCCCTGATGTCATTGTGGCTGCCGACGAAGATTACAGGCTATCACCGAGTGATGTGATTGAAGTCGTCATCCAGGATGCGCCGGAGCTTTCGGGGAATTTTCAGATCAGCAGTTCCGGAAATATCCCCTTGTATTACCTCGGCTCGATGAACGTCGAAGGCAAGACGCCTGACGAAGTCAGCAAAATGATTGCGGACGGGTTGCGCGGCAAGTATCTGAAAGACCCGAAGGTTTTCGTTTCAGTCAAACAGTACAACAGCCGGACGTTTTTCATTCAGGGAGCGGTGAAATCTCCTGGCGTTTATATCATTCAAGGAAGGCCTTCGCTGTTTAAGCTGATTACCATTGCCGGTGGGCTGCAGGACAAACACGGTTCGACTGCTTACATCGTCCGCGAAGTGAAAGCGTCACCGGAAAAGTTGGAAAACAGAAGCCAGAAATCCGCTCAGCCAACGCAGGCGCCTCCCACCCCTGTAGCGGAAGCAATTGATAATGCGAAAGGCACCAACACAGCAATTGAAGGCGAAACGGAATTTGAACTCATGCGCGCGAAAATTGGAGGGTTATCCAAAGGGCGATTTGATCAGAACGTGATGATTCAGCCAGGTGATGTGGTGTACATCCCACCTGCGGAAGTGTTTTATGTTTCCGGCGAAGTCCGCTCTCCCGGGCAATACCAATACCGCGAAGGGATGACATTGCGCCAGGCAATTACCTTATCTCAAGGGCCATATTTCAAAGCGAAGCTGGATAAAGGAATCATTTTCCGCGAAGATCCCCTGACCGGAAAGTTCAGCGAAATCCCTGTCAATATTGGCGCAGTGATCAATAAAGGCGGCGTCGAAGACATCCCCGTTTATCCCAACGACATTATTCTCGTTCCGAACAGCGCTGTGAAATCTGTTGCCGGAGCTTTGCTCATGGCGTTGGGAACTGGCATGGCCATGCGCGTTCCGGTCGGAGTGCGGTAA